Proteins encoded within one genomic window of Halomonas sp. YLGW01:
- the iscR gene encoding Fe-S cluster assembly transcriptional regulator IscR has protein sequence MRLTTKGRYAVTAMLDLAMNGAATPTSLADISKRQEISLSYLEQLFSRLRRAGLVKSVRGPGGGYLLAGEAGDISVARVIDAVNESVDATRCQGLSDCQQGDTCLTHHLWCDLSKEIHGFLDGITLGELVKRHEVKHIAKRQRLRADADTIAVSSPTAS, from the coding sequence ATGCGCTTGACCACCAAAGGACGCTACGCCGTCACCGCGATGCTCGATCTGGCGATGAATGGCGCCGCCACGCCCACCAGCCTGGCCGATATCTCCAAGCGTCAGGAGATCTCGCTGTCCTACCTCGAGCAGCTGTTCTCGCGTCTGCGCCGTGCCGGCCTGGTCAAGAGCGTGCGCGGCCCCGGGGGCGGATATCTGCTGGCCGGCGAGGCCGGCGACATCTCGGTGGCCCGGGTCATCGACGCGGTCAACGAGTCGGTGGACGCTACCCGCTGCCAGGGGCTTTCGGACTGCCAGCAGGGCGATACCTGCCTGACACATCACCTCTGGTGCGATCTCTCCAAGGAGATCCACGGCTTCCTAGACGGCATCACCCTCGGTGAGCTGGTCAAGCGCCATGAGGTCAAGCACATCGCCAAGCGTCAGCGGCTGCGTGCCGATGCGGACACCATCGCCGTATCCTCGCCGACGGCGTCCTGA